From Spirochaetaceae bacterium, the proteins below share one genomic window:
- a CDS encoding HTH domain-containing protein → MTWIEAICRVLEESPEPMNRAEIAESVVNRNLVDHKGSAPADVVSSTLSTHINTEQNPLVIRVARGLYTLANKPVSDDGTRDVIVTCFGMFWERQPIVWRTVPEILGMQYVGSDPVDFCNQLGVYLLYDSREVIYVGRTTDRSLGRRLSEHTKDRLRTRWNRFSWFGLLPVHDSGTLGDLPDSFSSSMMIPTLEAVLIEALEPRQNRKRGDDMAAVEYIQRVGLPEL, encoded by the coding sequence ATGACTTGGATAGAAGCCATCTGCAGAGTACTGGAGGAATCTCCCGAGCCCATGAACCGCGCGGAGATTGCCGAGAGCGTAGTCAACCGGAACCTCGTCGACCACAAGGGGTCTGCACCTGCCGACGTCGTTTCTTCCACACTCAGTACGCACATCAATACGGAGCAAAATCCCCTTGTCATAAGAGTCGCAAGAGGGCTCTACACGCTGGCCAACAAGCCTGTATCCGATGACGGAACGAGAGACGTAATCGTAACTTGTTTCGGAATGTTCTGGGAACGACAACCGATTGTCTGGCGTACAGTTCCCGAGATCTTGGGCATGCAGTATGTCGGATCAGATCCCGTCGATTTCTGTAACCAACTTGGCGTTTACTTGCTGTATGACAGCCGCGAAGTGATTTACGTGGGACGTACGACCGACCGATCTTTAGGGAGGCGACTGTCTGAGCACACCAAGGACCGACTGCGGACAAGATGGAATCGTTTTTCGTGGTTCGGCCTGCTTCCAGTACACGATTCTGGTACGCTGGGGGATCTGCCCGATTCGTTTTCTTCCTCAATGATGATCCCGACTCTTGAGGCGGTTCTCATCGAGGCTCTAGAACCTCGCCAGAACCGTAAGCGGGGAGACGACATGGCAGCCGTCGAATACATACAGAGGGTAGGTTTGCCAGAGCTCTAG
- a CDS encoding phytanoyl-CoA dioxygenase family protein: MKAADDSEFVDIFSVTKDLPLPGELAWHWVPLAAGDCTFHSGCVYHRADANRTAAMREAMTVAYMSADAVYDWPDWNSRVENMHGFGTAGLCRGAPLNKPSNPQLA, translated from the coding sequence GTGAAGGCCGCGGATGACTCGGAGTTCGTCGACATCTTCAGCGTCACGAAGGATCTCCCGCTGCCCGGCGAGTTGGCGTGGCACTGGGTGCCGCTGGCCGCTGGCGACTGCACGTTCCACTCCGGCTGCGTCTACCACCGCGCCGACGCCAACCGCACCGCCGCCATGCGTGAAGCGATGACCGTGGCCTACATGTCTGCCGACGCCGTCTACGACTGGCCGGACTGGAACTCGCGGGTCGAGAACATGCACGGCTTCGGCACCGCCGGACTGTGCCGCGGCGCCCCGCTCAACAAGCCGAGTAACCCACAGCTGGCGTAG